One region of Dokdonia sp. 4H-3-7-5 genomic DNA includes:
- the rplT gene encoding 50S ribosomal protein L20 produces the protein MPRSVNSVAKRARRKKVMKQAKGYFGRRKNVWTVAKNAVDKAMSYAYRDRRQNKRNFRSLWITRINAGARMHGMSYSQFMGKVKANGIELNRKVLADLAMNHPEAFEAVINKVK, from the coding sequence ATGCCTAGATCAGTAAATTCAGTTGCTAAAAGAGCCCGTAGAAAAAAGGTGATGAAGCAAGCCAAAGGTTACTTTGGAAGACGTAAAAACGTTTGGACAGTAGCAAAAAATGCAGTAGACAAAGCAATGTCTTATGCATATAGAGACCGTCGTCAGAATAAAAGAAATTTCCGTTCATTATGGATTACTCGTATTAATGCGGGTGCTCGTATGCACGGTATGTCTTATTCTCAGTTTATGGGGAAAGTAAAAGCAAATGGAATCGAGCTTAACCGTAAGGTGCTTGCAGATCTTGCTATGAACCACCCAGAAGCGTTTGAAGCAGTAATCAATAAAGTAAAGTAA
- a CDS encoding T9SS type B sorting domain-containing protein gives MQIKNYSLLVLFLFSFISLSAQLGNTHYIPPLHSRVGVSNATIYLSTPNGDATTPINVTISSGNGTLLSTHQIWSGATDFYEIDVFNNSPILVDNTELNSALQGKGIIIEADDLIYVSLRTFVTNHAGYLTAKGEDALGQRFRLGSARLLETNGSHSFFASVMATEDNTTISFSDYDTANMIFENGLNPSTILNAGETFVVSGYSGTIANSEGFIGALLESDKPIVVNSGNLNGNFYQGQYANLFSDMLIDQIVDESSTGFEYMLIRGGGNDSSEVPLIIANHDNTDIYVNGNLVGTIANAGDFIYLESPSYYLPDANVQHRNMYVTTNDPSKTIYVYQMLAGRSGTNDDPFAGNGNNFPSATPGMNFIPPLSCFFQNTVDLIPAVREIYPGNFENFTGDILITSRVGNTVTVNGNTLDISTALANPGTPDWETYYVSGLNGDAQIIADGPIAAGLFGGFQSAGFAGYYSGFSVTPEDTTTDICSQAGPIDLLERFNGNPPSGGVWTPPLDSGTNIFDPITDPVSNPSLIYNYSAIGDCDPIDIDIAITLINNPSLDPINDIDACESYILTAPSTLSGNFLNAPQYFSGLQSDMTTTVIDWTVPITATTTIFVYDENFGGPDLCPEELSFTVTISDEAVANLVPTIRICDDITNDGIAIFDLETLTETTILGTQSETSFSITWHTTEQQAIDNVLSFSNPSAFETSSTTVYARIENNFNNSCFDTIAIPLFVDAQPTANAVTTQNICDDLSGDGLEIIDLTDLSSIVLGSQDASTFNIDYYPTNGDAISGTNIIADPTTFNVNGTDTITARIYNSDNNLCAQFTDITVNIIPQATAVHPGDYIVCDNSIDGSDTNGFANFDFLTLNSVILDGQNPSVFNVSYHANLNDATSNSNPLPSTFYNTDAGGQSITARVSNNQNDSCFAMTTFDIVVAPLPVIATPVLLSQCDTDTDGFALFNLTEAESLLSLNWQNETFTYFDSGNNPISFPTSYTNQTVNNESIFVTVTTSNGCILQGQINLEVDTSEIPDTFLLEYFECDTDNDGEAIFNFSDATAQILALFPVGQMLTVSYYETQQEAETEISSLNSIIDSYTNNLNLTDNSGNQNIWVRVDGDTANDCRGLGMHIQLTVTPNPTFLPSISSIETCSAVANAATFNLTQRIAEITGGDADLEVTFYESIATYTAAAPVAIASPASFSNSSNPQTIFYSLRSTSSTCTTFDTAMNFEIIVNQNPVAITPSELQVCDDDGVVDGFTTVDLSQKDAEITSGFNANLTVTYHLDAAGATTGDASIPDSTMFTTTSNPQIVGVRVTNNITGCFSTTSMSIRSFPVPVAVTPADYEACDDDNDGVFDFFVLSSRDAEITGGDPSLNVAYYLTQADADNAPVGQELDAAMYINNDPFEQIIFARVFNAIGCYDTTPLTLRVLNRPMPNENPTPFTLCDDNSDGLQIFDLSTQVVNILGSLDPATHSVEWFSSLASAEAGTPAIATPSAYTSNTATVFAVVTDTAQPTTTATFCSNIATLSLVVNPLPTPVQPAEYELCDDLESGSDTDEFASFDLRSRDDEITGGNDDWAVSYHLTQGDADAGAPALPDVYQNTVMANQTIFARVENIVTNCFETTTLTLVVNPLPSPTTIAAVEECDTMANDGDVDNDGDAIFDLTGQVTTDIINGETFMSLTFHETLASAELGSPSIATPAAYETASRTIYVRATDTDPATATQCYRVIELVLTVQPAPVLPAVIPDLTSCDDNEDGQALFDLTQNDAIVLGTQTTADVTLTYHETLASAEAVVGSASDMPVADPLNYLASAPTMPIWVRLENTTTGCTVVGTFNLNIAMIPAITPPGVFEECDSEGALVGTDTDGITSFDLTSLDTLITGGDTTLSVSYYESQADLDAGTTNAISTPTAYVNTGMSPQTIFILVTSDQAGMCGAQTTVDLQVNPLPVIGEPLPAAVACDEDNDGFGAFDLQQYNDDLLATVTNVALRFYETLDNASADTGAGQIDITVPYNNISGMTSLYVVAQDTDATTATSCTKIYEFELIVFPIPELPATLATLAACDDNNDLMEIIDLTQNESAIIGTQDPATLVITYHNTQADADLGINPIVNPTAYTATQITPLETIWVRLQVSDGSPNICAAIGSFQISVETPPTANPNGDELDLMICDDDTDTFTVFDLSVNQASLTGGDPLLTVTYYESLAALNAGTPIADPSAYTNILNPQTIQAVVSSPAGCSDGTTFNIEVLPLPTPNTNPDALEVCDTTTDIDTDGDGVIDAGSGSATDGFEVFDLTAAIAQIAGAEPVNITVYTELAFAEANPDDTTLAITDVTAFINTVTGNQTLYARVERDVPGDSDLDSDGNLCFVVVPFEVVVNPLPILAAAGPVDYTFCEEFDGDDAMGSVDLTTLADLAGLLAAPQVTSDFMITYHELEVQAAANAAALSSPYTVADNQELFVRIENATTGCVNFTSIIFTVESRPEVFPAFNIVQCADDFGVNIAPEQSTATFDLTQQNAVITGNVAVTSVSYYTSLADAQAMTNAIATPSAFENTTNPQVIYARAVNTASSCESSTIESFEIFVQPLPYTNLTQEGGQICVDEITGEALNPFIIDGTVESPQIGVTYSYAWTRDGALVSLNPEVTIDAAGTYQVMITATYGDGTSCDYVAEAVYSAESAPVFEAVVVESSFNNSGLYTVEVINVTGADVASAYEFAIDDGPFQSSTTFTGVTPGTHTVFGRLASGNCSVSEVEIGIIDYPRFFTPNADGFHDTWNIIGLGVAPNLNAKIFIFDRYGKLLKQISPVGAGWDGTFNGQPMPSNDYWFRVEFTEVDELGTQRTVNGHFTLKR, from the coding sequence ATGCAGATTAAAAATTACTCTTTACTTGTATTATTTCTATTTTCCTTTATATCACTTAGTGCTCAACTAGGCAACACTCATTACATACCACCTCTACATTCTCGAGTGGGTGTTTCTAATGCAACCATCTATTTGTCTACCCCAAATGGTGATGCAACTACTCCAATTAACGTAACTATATCTAGTGGTAATGGAACCCTTCTATCAACCCATCAGATATGGAGTGGCGCTACAGATTTTTACGAAATAGATGTGTTTAACAATTCTCCAATACTTGTTGATAATACCGAGCTCAACTCCGCTCTACAAGGAAAGGGGATCATTATAGAAGCAGATGATTTGATATATGTAAGTCTTAGAACTTTTGTAACAAATCACGCTGGGTATTTAACTGCCAAAGGAGAAGATGCGCTGGGGCAACGTTTTAGATTAGGAAGTGCACGCCTACTAGAAACAAATGGTTCTCATAGTTTTTTTGCTAGTGTAATGGCTACTGAAGATAATACTACCATCTCCTTCTCAGATTATGATACTGCCAATATGATTTTTGAAAACGGTTTAAACCCCTCTACTATTCTTAATGCAGGAGAAACTTTTGTAGTATCTGGATATAGTGGAACTATAGCAAATAGTGAAGGTTTTATAGGTGCGCTGTTAGAATCTGATAAGCCTATTGTAGTAAACTCTGGAAACTTAAACGGAAACTTCTATCAAGGTCAATATGCAAATCTGTTTTCTGATATGTTGATTGATCAAATTGTGGATGAAAGTTCTACAGGTTTTGAATATATGCTTATACGAGGAGGTGGTAATGATAGTTCTGAAGTTCCATTAATAATAGCAAATCACGACAATACTGATATTTACGTGAATGGGAATCTTGTGGGGACTATAGCTAATGCAGGAGACTTTATTTATTTAGAAAGCCCTAGTTATTACCTCCCTGATGCAAATGTGCAACATAGAAATATGTATGTTACAACCAACGATCCCTCTAAGACAATTTATGTTTACCAGATGCTAGCGGGCAGATCAGGTACTAATGACGATCCCTTTGCTGGAAATGGCAATAATTTTCCTAGTGCGACGCCAGGAATGAATTTTATACCACCTTTGAGTTGTTTTTTTCAAAACACTGTTGATTTAATTCCAGCTGTGCGAGAAATATACCCTGGTAATTTTGAAAATTTTACAGGAGACATTTTAATTACTTCTAGAGTAGGAAATACAGTCACTGTAAATGGTAATACACTAGACATCTCTACCGCGCTAGCTAATCCCGGAACGCCAGACTGGGAAACATATTACGTAAGTGGTCTCAATGGAGATGCACAGATTATTGCAGATGGTCCTATTGCAGCAGGTTTGTTTGGCGGATTTCAATCTGCAGGATTTGCTGGATATTATTCAGGATTCTCAGTAACCCCAGAAGATACTACTACTGATATTTGTTCTCAAGCAGGACCTATTGATTTACTTGAGCGTTTCAATGGAAACCCACCATCTGGAGGAGTATGGACACCTCCATTAGATAGTGGTACAAATATTTTTGATCCAATAACAGATCCTGTTTCAAATCCTTCACTTATTTATAATTACAGTGCTATTGGAGATTGCGACCCAATAGATATCGATATTGCAATTACTCTTATTAATAATCCATCATTAGACCCTATAAATGATATTGATGCTTGCGAGTCATACATTCTTACTGCCCCTTCTACCCTTTCGGGAAATTTTCTCAACGCCCCTCAATACTTTAGCGGACTACAATCAGATATGACAACAACAGTTATAGACTGGACTGTACCTATAACAGCTACTACGACAATATTTGTTTATGATGAGAATTTTGGAGGTCCAGATTTATGCCCAGAAGAATTAAGCTTTACAGTCACCATAAGTGACGAAGCTGTTGCAAATCTTGTACCTACAATAAGAATTTGTGATGATATTACAAATGATGGAATTGCAATATTTGATTTAGAGACTCTTACTGAAACAACTATTCTAGGGACACAAAGCGAAACAAGCTTTAGCATAACTTGGCACACAACTGAACAGCAAGCTATAGATAACGTATTATCCTTTTCTAATCCTTCGGCTTTTGAGACTTCTAGTACAACAGTGTATGCAAGAATTGAAAATAATTTTAATAACTCGTGTTTTGACACAATCGCAATACCTCTATTTGTAGATGCACAACCTACGGCTAATGCTGTTACCACTCAAAATATTTGTGATGATCTATCAGGTGATGGACTTGAAATAATTGATTTAACAGATTTATCTTCTATAGTACTTGGTAGTCAAGATGCTTCAACATTCAATATTGACTACTACCCTACTAATGGTGATGCGATCAGTGGCACTAATATTATTGCTGACCCAACTACTTTTAATGTCAATGGAACTGATACTATAACGGCTAGAATCTATAATTCAGATAATAACTTATGCGCTCAGTTTACAGATATTACTGTGAATATCATCCCTCAAGCTACTGCTGTACATCCAGGAGATTATATTGTCTGTGATAATTCGATTGATGGAAGTGACACCAACGGCTTTGCAAATTTTGATTTTCTTACTTTAAATTCAGTAATTCTGGATGGCCAAAACCCCTCCGTATTTAATGTAAGCTACCACGCTAACCTAAATGACGCAACATCAAATTCAAATCCCTTGCCGTCTACATTTTACAATACAGATGCTGGTGGACAAAGTATAACTGCACGGGTTTCAAATAATCAGAATGATTCTTGTTTTGCTATGACCACTTTTGATATTGTAGTAGCGCCACTTCCGGTAATCGCGACACCAGTCTTACTTAGTCAATGTGATACTGACACAGACGGATTTGCTCTATTTAACTTGACCGAAGCTGAATCACTTTTAAGCCTTAATTGGCAAAATGAAACCTTTACTTACTTTGACTCTGGTAATAATCCAATATCATTCCCTACCAGCTATACAAATCAAACCGTAAATAATGAGTCTATATTTGTAACCGTTACTACTTCAAATGGCTGTATTCTTCAGGGACAAATTAATCTTGAGGTTGACACCTCTGAGATACCTGATACGTTTCTATTAGAATATTTTGAATGCGACACGGACAATGATGGTGAAGCAATTTTTAATTTTTCGGACGCGACGGCACAAATCCTAGCGCTTTTTCCTGTAGGGCAAATGCTTACAGTCAGTTATTATGAAACACAGCAAGAAGCAGAGACTGAAATTAGTTCACTTAATAGTATCATAGATTCTTATACTAATAACCTAAATCTCACTGATAATAGTGGTAACCAAAATATTTGGGTACGCGTAGATGGTGACACTGCAAATGACTGTCGTGGTTTAGGTATGCATATACAACTCACCGTCACTCCCAACCCAACATTCTTACCAAGCATCAGTAGTATTGAAACCTGTTCTGCTGTAGCCAATGCTGCTACTTTTAATTTAACGCAGCGTATAGCAGAAATTACTGGTGGAGATGCAGATCTAGAAGTTACTTTTTATGAGAGCATTGCAACTTATACGGCTGCAGCTCCTGTGGCGATTGCAAGTCCTGCCTCTTTTTCAAATAGTAGTAACCCGCAGACTATTTTCTATAGTCTAAGAAGTACAAGCAGCACGTGTACGACGTTTGATACAGCAATGAACTTTGAGATTATTGTGAATCAGAATCCTGTGGCAATTACGCCATCAGAGCTTCAAGTGTGTGATGATGATGGTGTAGTAGATGGATTTACCACGGTTGATCTTTCTCAAAAAGATGCCGAAATCACTAGTGGTTTTAATGCAAATCTCACGGTAACCTATCACTTGGACGCTGCTGGCGCTACTACTGGCGATGCAAGTATTCCAGATAGCACGATGTTTACCACCACGAGCAATCCTCAGATTGTAGGGGTACGTGTGACTAATAATATAACAGGTTGTTTTTCAACGACGAGTATGAGCATCCGTAGCTTCCCAGTGCCTGTGGCTGTCACTCCAGCCGATTATGAGGCTTGTGATGATGATAATGATGGTGTATTTGACTTTTTTGTACTTTCTTCTAGAGATGCCGAAATCACTGGTGGTGACCCTAGTTTAAATGTTGCCTACTACCTTACCCAGGCAGATGCAGATAATGCGCCTGTAGGTCAAGAGCTGGACGCAGCAATGTATATCAACAACGACCCTTTTGAGCAAATCATTTTTGCTCGTGTGTTTAATGCGATAGGTTGTTATGACACGACACCACTTACGCTGAGAGTACTTAACAGACCGATGCCTAATGAAAACCCAACTCCTTTTACGCTTTGTGACGATAATAGCGACGGACTACAGATTTTTGATTTAAGCACGCAGGTAGTAAATATTTTAGGAAGTTTAGATCCTGCAACTCATAGTGTGGAATGGTTTTCTTCTCTCGCTTCCGCGGAAGCTGGAACTCCTGCCATCGCAACTCCTAGCGCTTACACCAGCAATACGGCAACTGTTTTTGCAGTGGTGACAGATACGGCACAACCAACGACCACAGCTACTTTTTGTAGTAACATAGCGACCCTTTCTCTTGTTGTAAATCCGCTTCCTACTCCAGTGCAACCTGCCGAGTATGAGCTTTGTGATGATCTAGAGAGCGGTAGTGATACCGATGAGTTTGCAAGTTTTGATCTTCGTAGCCGTGATGATGAGATTACTGGAGGTAATGATGACTGGGCAGTGAGCTATCACCTTACCCAAGGTGATGCCGATGCAGGTGCGCCAGCACTTCCGGATGTATATCAAAATACCGTGATGGCTAACCAAACTATTTTTGCTAGAGTAGAGAATATTGTAACTAATTGTTTTGAAACCACTACACTTACTTTAGTGGTAAACCCATTACCATCACCTACCACTATTGCAGCGGTAGAAGAATGTGATACCATGGCAAACGATGGAGATGTAGATAATGATGGAGATGCCATATTTGATCTTACAGGACAAGTAACTACAGATATTATTAATGGAGAGACGTTTATGTCACTCACTTTTCATGAGACACTCGCTTCCGCGGAACTAGGAAGTCCATCGATAGCAACTCCTGCAGCTTATGAGACTGCATCTAGAACAATATATGTACGAGCAACCGATACGGACCCAGCAACAGCAACCCAGTGTTACCGTGTTATCGAACTAGTACTTACCGTACAACCAGCACCTGTACTTCCAGCGGTGATTCCAGATTTAACCTCTTGCGATGATAATGAAGATGGACAAGCGCTTTTTGATCTTACTCAAAACGATGCAATTGTTCTAGGAACACAAACCACTGCTGATGTTACCCTTACCTATCATGAAACCCTTGCTAGCGCAGAAGCGGTAGTAGGAAGTGCAAGTGATATGCCCGTTGCCGATCCGCTGAACTACTTAGCAAGTGCGCCAACCATGCCAATCTGGGTGCGTCTAGAAAATACAACTACAGGATGTACGGTCGTTGGCACTTTCAATCTAAACATAGCGATGATCCCAGCAATCACACCTCCTGGTGTTTTTGAGGAGTGTGATAGCGAAGGAGCACTGGTAGGCACCGATACTGATGGAATTACAAGTTTTGATTTAACAAGCCTTGATACTTTAATTACTGGAGGAGACACCACTTTAAGTGTTAGCTATTATGAATCGCAAGCAGACTTAGATGCTGGGACAACCAATGCGATTTCTACTCCAACAGCTTATGTAAATACAGGAATGAGTCCGCAGACCATTTTCATTTTAGTTACAAGTGATCAGGCAGGAATGTGTGGTGCTCAAACTACGGTAGACCTTCAGGTGAATCCACTGCCAGTCATTGGAGAGCCATTACCAGCGGCAGTAGCTTGTGATGAAGATAATGATGGCTTTGGAGCATTTGACCTGCAGCAATATAATGACGACTTACTAGCAACAGTAACGAATGTAGCCTTACGTTTTTATGAGACCTTAGATAATGCATCGGCAGATACAGGAGCAGGTCAGATAGATATTACGGTTCCTTATAATAACATTTCAGGAATGACTTCGCTGTATGTCGTTGCACAAGACACGGATGCTACCACAGCCACAAGTTGTACGAAGATCTATGAGTTTGAACTTATTGTATTCCCTATTCCAGAGCTTCCAGCAACACTAGCAACCCTTGCTGCTTGTGATGATAACAACGATTTAATGGAAATCATTGACCTTACCCAAAATGAGTCAGCGATTATAGGAACGCAAGATCCAGCAACCCTTGTCATTACCTACCATAATACACAAGCAGATGCTGATTTGGGAATCAATCCAATTGTAAACCCTACCGCTTATACAGCAACACAGATAACACCACTAGAAACTATCTGGGTACGCTTACAAGTAAGTGATGGCTCTCCAAATATATGTGCTGCCATTGGTTCCTTTCAGATATCGGTAGAGACACCACCTACGGCAAACCCGAATGGTGATGAGCTAGACCTGATGATTTGTGATGATGATACAGATACTTTTACCGTATTTGACTTGAGCGTAAACCAAGCCAGTCTCACTGGTGGTGATCCGCTGCTTACGGTGACGTATTATGAGAGTCTTGCTGCTTTGAATGCCGGAACTCCTATTGCAGATCCTTCGGCTTACACTAATATTTTAAATCCTCAGACCATCCAGGCAGTAGTATCAAGTCCAGCAGGATGTAGTGATGGAACGACCTTTAATATCGAAGTATTACCACTGCCAACGCCAAATACCAATCCAGATGCGCTAGAAGTGTGTGACACGACTACAGATATCGATACAGATGGTGACGGAGTGATTGATGCAGGTTCAGGTTCGGCAACAGATGGTTTTGAAGTCTTTGATTTAACAGCTGCTATTGCACAGATTGCGGGGGCAGAACCGGTGAATATAACGGTGTATACAGAACTCGCTTTTGCGGAAGCGAACCCAGACGACACTACGCTCGCCATTACAGATGTGACTGCGTTTATCAATACCGTGACTGGCAACCAAACATTATACGCAAGGGTGGAACGTGATGTGCCAGGCGATAGCGACTTGGATAGCGACGGAAATCTATGTTTTGTAGTAGTTCCTTTTGAAGTGGTGGTAAACCCGCTACCGATCTTGGCAGCAGCAGGACCTGTAGATTATACCTTCTGTGAAGAATTTGATGGTGATGACGCGATGGGAAGTGTCGATTTAACAACCCTCGCAGATTTGGCTGGATTACTTGCTGCGCCGCAGGTAACCAGTGATTTTATGATCACTTACCATGAACTAGAGGTGCAAGCGGCAGCAAATGCAGCAGCGCTTAGCTCGCCATACACGGTGGCAGATAATCAAGAATTATTTGTACGTATAGAAAATGCGACCACGGGATGCGTGAATTTCACCAGCATCATCTTTACGGTAGAATCACGCCCAGAGGTATTTCCAGCATTTAATATCGTGCAATGTGCAGACGATTTTGGAGTAAATATCGCACCAGAGCAAAGTACGGCAACTTTTGATCTTACTCAGCAAAACGCTGTCATCACTGGAAACGTAGCCGTTACTTCCGTAAGTTATTATACTAGCCTTGCAGATGCGCAGGCGATGACAAATGCGATTGCTACTCCTAGTGCTTTTGAAAACACAACGAACCCGCAAGTGATTTATGCTAGAGCGGTAAACACTGCAAGTAGCTGTGAGAGTAGCACGATAGAGAGTTTTGAGATATTTGTACAACCGTTACCATACACCAACTTAACTCAAGAAGGCGGACAGATTTGTGTAGATGAGATTACAGGCGAAGCGCTTAATCCGTTTATCATTGATGGTACGGTGGAGAGTCCGCAGATTGGGGTTACTTATAGTTATGCTTGGACACGCGATGGCGCATTAGTATCGCTAAACCCTGAGGTGACTATTGATGCTGCAGGGACGTATCAAGTGATGATTACCGCTACTTATGGAGATGGCACGAGCTGTGATTATGTAGCAGAAGCGGTATATAGCGCAGAGAGCGCACCCGTTTTTGAAGCGGTCGTAGTAGAATCTTCCTTTAACAATAGCGGATTATACACGGTAGAAGTAATTAATGTTACAGGAGCAGATGTCGCTTCAGCATATGAGTTTGCGATAGATGATGGGCCGTTCCAGAGTAGTACTACTTTTACAGGAGTAACACCGGGGACACACACTGTTTTTGGAAGACTGGCGAGTGGTAACTGTAGCGTATCAGAAGTAGAGATAGGGATAATTGATTACCCAAGATTCTTCACGCCAAATGCAGATGGTTTCCATGATACATGGAATATCATAGGACTGGGAGTAGCACCAAACTTAAACGCAAAGATCTTCATCTTTGATAGATATGGAAAACTCCTAAAGCAAATCAGCCCAGTAGGTGCAGGATGGGACGGTACTTTTAATGGACAACCTATGCCATCAAACGATTACTGGTTCCGCGTAGAGTTTACAGAAGTAGACGAGCTAGGAACACAAAGAACCGTAAACGGACACTTTACATTGAAGCGATAA
- the rpmI gene encoding 50S ribosomal protein L35, which translates to MPKMKTKSSAKKRFKLTGTGKIKRKHAFKSHILTKKSKKRKLALTHDGLVHDADTSNVKLMLNLK; encoded by the coding sequence ATGCCTAAAATGAAAACAAAATCCAGTGCTAAGAAGCGTTTCAAGCTTACCGGAACTGGTAAAATCAAAAGAAAGCACGCTTTTAAGAGTCACATTTTGACTAAAAAATCTAAAAAGCGTAAGCTTGCGTTAACGCATGATGGCCTTGTGCACGATGCAGATACGAGTAATGTTAAATTGATGCTTAATCTTAAGTAA
- the infC gene encoding translation initiation factor IF-3: MKEDQHKINQKIRAKEVRLVGENVEVGIYPIQKAQALAAELELDLVEISPNAAPPVCKIIDYKKFVYEQKKREKVMKAKASKVIIKEIRFGPQTDDHDYEFKKKHAEKFLKEGAKLKAYVFFKGRSIIYKDQGEILLLRLAQELEELGKVEQLPRLEGKRMTMFIAPKKK; the protein is encoded by the coding sequence ATTAAGGAAGACCAACACAAAATCAACCAAAAGATTCGTGCCAAAGAAGTACGACTCGTGGGAGAGAACGTGGAAGTAGGGATTTACCCTATCCAAAAAGCACAAGCATTAGCTGCAGAATTAGAGCTAGATCTTGTAGAGATATCACCTAATGCCGCACCGCCGGTTTGTAAAATTATAGACTATAAAAAGTTTGTATATGAGCAAAAGAAGCGCGAGAAGGTAATGAAGGCAAAAGCCTCAAAAGTGATTATCAAAGAAATACGTTTTGGTCCGCAGACAGACGATCACGATTACGAATTTAAAAAGAAGCATGCTGAAAAGTTCCTTAAAGAAGGAGCAAAACTTAAAGCTTATGTATTCTTTAAAGGTCGTTCTATCATCTATAAGGATCAAGGAGAAATACTACTTCTAAGGCTAGCACAAGAGCTAGAAGAATTAGGAAAAGTAGAACAACTCCCGAGACTAGAAGGAAAGCGTATGACAATGTTCATCGCTCCTAAGAAAAAATAA